A portion of the Malania oleifera isolate guangnan ecotype guangnan chromosome 3, ASM2987363v1, whole genome shotgun sequence genome contains these proteins:
- the LOC131150482 gene encoding uncharacterized protein LOC131150482, protein MRQFGFRKGIPGRFCTSGVDVRGEDLHEIDGRGRGNTDWAAEHAMYLSMWVHRRDYIVEGVQADGPMRPEDPYYAWYRSITRRFVDRTAAVYMSLADVLHQVESLSSDPVVSDLARVGLEIVYEDGRRIPTPRRTPAPRGGRAAPVRGGRAATSSRPSSPTFSPPIVHEEYVFGPSAADIAGPSSTPADYRSDSAATPSMSYLLDDPLDAEEVDAPGLPGRSRLETTYDIAPRQLHLERDSPVRVGGHDRHVAARRDRTPDAEEQPGEGRHRRQPPRHRRRPPCGTE, encoded by the exons atgCGCCAGTTTGGCTTTCGAAAGGGCATTCCCGGTCGCTTCTGTACCTCAGGGGTGGATGTACGTGGggaggacttgcacgagattgatggtcgcggtcgggggaacacagattgggcAGCGGAGCACGCCATGTACCTGAGTATGTGGGTACATAGGCGCGACTACATTGTCGAGGGAGTCCAGGCAGATGGCCCGATGCGTCCGGAGGATCCATATTATGcgtggtacaggtcgatcacacgtcgcttcgtagataggactgcggcggtctacatgagcctc gctgacgtattacaccaggtggagtcgctatcatcagaccctgttgtgagcgatttagcgagagttggtttggagattgtctacgaggacgggcGACGGATCCCTACCCCGCGCCGGACGCCGGCTccacgaggtggtcgagcagctccagtacgagggggtAGAGCAGCTACCTCCAGCCGTCCATCGAGTCCGACCTTCTCACCacccattgtacatgaggagtatgtgtttgggccATCCGCTGCTGATATTGCGGGACCCTCCAGTACCCCGGCCGATTATCGATCTGACTCTGCCGCGACGCCGTCTATGTCGTACTTACTGgacgaccctctcgatgcggaggaggtggacgcacccggCTTGCCAGGTCGGAGTCGTCTagagactacatacgacatagctcctCGTCAGCTTCACCTAGAGAGGGATTCTCCAGTACGTGTGGGCGGACACGACAGACATGTAGCCGCTCGACGTGACCGGACACCAGACGCGGAGgagcagccaggtgagggcagacacagacggcagccaccccgacaccggagacgacctccatgcggtacCGAGTAG